TGATCGCCGGGCTTTCGCGCTCGCTGGGAGAAGTACAAGTCTCAGCGATCAACGCGGTCGATGGAACTGCCGTGGACATCTGGGTCGGCTGGGATCTCGCTTGGTACTCGTACCGCGTGACCCTCGGCGACCCCACCGAACCAGTCGAACAGTCAGGTCGCGGGAACGACATTGACGAGTTGGCCGGGGAGGTCGACGACTGGAATGCCCGAGCCGACGCCTACGGACGACTCTTCCTGGTGCAACGCGAAGAAGCATCCGACCTGCCCGCAGGCGAGAATCCTGCTCTATGAAGCTTGTGGTCCATGTTGACGGCGGCTCGCGGGGAAATCCCGGACCAGCCGCTGTCGCCGCCGTCCTCAGCACACCGGACGGCGAAGTCGTCGCCGACGCCAAGGAGATGATTGGCGTTGCCTCGAACAACGTCGCCGAGTACAAGGCGCTTCTCCTTGGGCTTCAGCGGGCCAAGGAGCTTGGCGCTTGCGATGTAGAGGTCGTCAACGACTCAGAGCTGATCCAGAAGCAGATCAACGGGCAGTACAAGGTCAAGCATCCGGACATGAAGCCGCTACATGCCGAGTCAATGACAGCGCTCGCTGCCTTCGACTCCTGGCTCGTCCGCTCGGTGCCGCGCGCGCAGAACAAAGACGCCGATGCGCTCGTGAATCAGGCCCTCGACGCCGCTGCGCTCTAATCCCCGACGGACTCAGCCGGCGGAATCTGATCTGATGGAGAACTCCGGCGACCGGGGATTT
This is a stretch of genomic DNA from Solirubrobacterales bacterium. It encodes these proteins:
- a CDS encoding reverse transcriptase-like protein, which translates into the protein MKLVVHVDGGSRGNPGPAAVAAVLSTPDGEVVADAKEMIGVASNNVAEYKALLLGLQRAKELGACDVEVVNDSELIQKQINGQYKVKHPDMKPLHAESMTALAAFDSWLVRSVPRAQNKDADALVNQALDAAAL